From the genome of Streptomyces xanthophaeus:
AGATCTACCCCACGTACGCCATCGGGCCGACCCCGGCGATGCCGGGCGCCCGTGAGGCGATCGAGGCCGTCCAGGCGCTGGGCGGCCGCGCGATCGTCGTCACGGCCAAGCACGAGCCCAACGCCCGCCTGCACCTGTCGCACCTCGGCATCGAGGCCGACGCGGTCATCGGCTGGCTCTGGGCGGAGGCCAAGGCCGGTGCGCTGCGCGAGTACGGGGCGCAGGTCTACGTCGGCGACCACGTCGGCGACGTACGCGGGGCCCGTACGGCCGGCGCGCTGTCCGTGGTGGTGCCGACCGGCCCGTGCCCGGAGGAGGAACTGCGCGAGGCGGGCGCCGACGTGGTGCTGCCCGACCTCACCGCGCTGCCCCAGTGGCTCGCGCAGTACGTCGCCGCACAGCCCGTCTGAGAGCTTCCCGGGCCGCTAGGGGTGGCCCCTACGCCTGCGAGGCGCGGGCGGCCCGGCGCTGCGCCGCGGCCGAGCGGAGCACGCCCGCCGCGGAGATGGCGAAGCCGACGCCCATGAGCATGCAGACCGCCCACGCGTACGGCGGGAACGGGTCGATGTCGAGAAAGAGCGGAGCCATGGTCGCCAGCGTGGCCACGGCCCCGGCGATGAACACGATGCCGCCGGCCTTGACCAGTCCGTCGCCGGGCCGCGCTTCGTCTGAATGAGGAGTAACAGTCACCTCACCAGGGTAGTTCCCTGGCCGAAGCAGCCGACCGTGAAGGACCGGGGAACGTCTTGTCACCCGGCCCCCGACCATTAGCCTTGAGGTGGCGGGTCACACATGGCCCGCTGCGCTGTTGTCCGGAGCCGTTCACGGCACTTCGGACCCCCGACGAGCACAAGGACAGAGGACGGACGTGCCTACCGGCAAGGTCAAGTGGTTCAACAGTGAGAAGGGCTTCGGCTTTCTCTCCCGCGACGACGGCGGCGACGTCTTCGTCCACTCGTCGGTGCTCCCTGCCGGGGTGGACGCCCTCAAGCCCGGCCAGCGCGTCGAGTTCGGTGTCGTCGCGGGCCAGCGCGGTGACCAGGCACTTTCGGTGACGGTACTGGACCCGGCACCCTCCGTCGCGGCCGCGCAGCGGCGCAAGCCCGACGAGCTCGCCTCCATCGTGCAGGACCTCACGACCCTCCTGGAAAACATCACCCCGATGCTGGAGCGCGGCCGCTACCCCGACAAGGTGCACGGCACGAAGATCGCCGGACTGCTGCGCGCGGTGGCCGACCAGCTCGACGTCTGAGCCCCGCACCGTCACGCGTACGACCGCGCCCCGCCACTCGAAAGAGCGGCGGGGCGCAGCCGTGTGCGCGGGCGGTCAGTCCTGCGGGAAGTCCAGCGAGCCGGGCGCGATGGCCGGTACCAGACCCTCGGCCGCCGCCCGCGTGAGCAGCCCGCGCACCGCCGCGTAGCCGGAGTCGCCGAGGTCGGCGGTGAACTCGTTGACGTAGAGGCCGATGTGCTGGTCGGCGACGGCCGGGTCCAGCTCCTGGGCGTGGGCGCGGACGTACGGGCGGGAGGCTTCCGGGTCGTCCCAGGCCATCCGGACCGACGTACGGGCCGACTCGGCCAGCGC
Proteins encoded in this window:
- a CDS encoding cold-shock protein — translated: MPTGKVKWFNSEKGFGFLSRDDGGDVFVHSSVLPAGVDALKPGQRVEFGVVAGQRGDQALSVTVLDPAPSVAAAQRRKPDELASIVQDLTTLLENITPMLERGRYPDKVHGTKIAGLLRAVADQLDV
- a CDS encoding HAD family hydrolase, whose protein sequence is MNLTVGFDLDMTLIDSRPGIKAAYQALSAETGTFIDADEAVTRLGPPLEEELAHWFPEAEIPAMADRYREIYPTYAIGPTPAMPGAREAIEAVQALGGRAIVVTAKHEPNARLHLSHLGIEADAVIGWLWAEAKAGALREYGAQVYVGDHVGDVRGARTAGALSVVVPTGPCPEEELREAGADVVLPDLTALPQWLAQYVAAQPV